Within the Clostridium scatologenes genome, the region TAGTTTTATCATAATGTTATGTATTGTTAATATGGTGTATTTTACAATTTTTGAATGTAAACTTAGAAACTTGATTTTTTTAACATTACTATTTTTTGTACTAATGTCAGTTTGTGATCTTATAAGCACAACCAGTATAAGTATAATATTTAAGGTTTCTATAAATAAACTTTCTGAAGAAAATATTTATAGAATATTTACTTCAGTGGTAAGCAGAGTTTTAATGTATGTTTGTATAATATTTTTTAGAAAATTCAAGGTAAATCCTTTTTATATAAAAAAGATGTACATTTATCAAATTTCAGTAATTTTTATGATAAATATATTATTTATTTTTATACTTTTTAATACATATCAAGAAAAAACTTTTTTAAAAAGTAATGTTTTTATAGCATTTATTACCTTAGTCATGATAATATTTAGTTTTATTATTATAAAAATTATACAACAGGTTGCTATTTATTCAAAAGAGGAATATGAATGGTTAATGCAAGAAAAAGAATATAAAAGACAAATCTTTTATACAAATAGTATACAAGATTTAGTTTATAGATTAAGGGCACAAAGGCATGATTTTAACAATCATATAGGATGTATTTGTGGACTTGTAGGTATTGGAGAATTTAAGGAAGTTGAGGAATATTGTAAAAAAATATTAAATCAAGTATCTAATTTAAATATCATTACAAATATAGATAATTGTGTTATAGCGTCTATATTGAATTTTAAGTTATCATTAGTATCAGAAAAGCAAATCAAATTAGATATCGATATAAATTTGCCAAAGGATATCAAAATAAATTCTATAGATATATCAATTATTCTTGGTAACGCGTTGGATAATGCATTAGAAGCCTGTGAGAAATGCCCTAGTACAGATAGGTTTATTATTATTCGAATGTATATAGATAAATCATATTTAGTAATTAAAATAAGTAATAGTAAGGTAAATAAAATACTTTCAAATTATGCCACAACGAAACAAGATAAAGAAAATCATGGCTTTGGAATTCAAAATATAAATTATATTGTAACTAAATATAACGGCTTAATACAAATTGATGAAAATGAAAATTTATTTACACTTAATATTGGTATTTTAATAAAAGAGTGAATCAATTTAATAAAATACGCTAATTTACAAAAATATATAGTTAATACATTTTAATAGATAATTAAGCAATGTATCTTCTAAAATTCTTTAATAACATATATTAAGTCCATATTATTAGAAAATGCATTGATTTATTATAATACTTGTATTAGTTTATAATGGCAAGTATTATGACTGTATTTAGATTATAATTTAGAAGATAAATTGCCAGAAAATAAGTTATATTATTGCAATATTCTAGGGCATCCAAATTATTAATTTATGAATAATTTGGATGCCCTTTTATTGACAGTTAAATTTATTTTTGTTATTATATTACCAATGGTAATTACCATTGGTAATGGAGGAGATAAAATGAAAAATAATTTAAGTAGGGAAATTATTATAGAGACTACACTAGCTTTAATAGATGAAAATGATGGAAGCAAAAATGTAACTTTGAGAGATATTGCAAAAAAACTTGGCTGTGCTCATACGAACTTATACAACTATTTTAAGAGCTTGGAGGAAATTTTTTGGGAAGCACTTGGACAGGCATTATTAAAAATGATGTATTATTCCGAAAGTAATTTAACTGTTAAAATTGATTGTGAAAAAGGGCTTTATGAACTTTTCGATAATCTCATTGATTTTTCAATGGAGCATCCTGGTTGGTATAAACTTATATGGTTTGATACTATAGGTGGAAATCCTCCTGATGAAGTAATTAAAATGTTAAATAAGCCAGGTAAAGAACTTATTGAAATAATTATAAAAATAAGCAATGATAAACTTTCGGAGGAAAAGGCAAGTTTAATTGCAAATATACTACATGGATATTTACATGGTGAATTGTGTAAATGGATAAACAATCGAAGCTTTATAAACAATAGACAGGAAATAAAAACAAAGCTTTTATCAAATATAAAGTACATATACAAATTGATGGTTTAATAAGGAGGAAGCAAGAATGTTAAAGAAAATTTTAATAGGAGTTGTAATTTTATCAATAGTTGCGGTTGCTAGTATGGTGCTGATGGTTGGATATGCAAATAAAATAAAGGGAGGCAATGAAAAGATACTTACAAGTAAAAATGCATCTCCTAAAAAGGCATTAATCATTTTTCAACCTTCGTTATCTGATGTTACAAGTTTAATGGCAAATTCAATAGCCAAAGGATTAAATGATGAAGGTTATGAGGTTACATTGAATTATCCAGAAAAAGATCTAAAATATGATATATCAAAATATTCTATAGTGATTTTTGGTTCACCAAACTATGCAAGAAACCCACTTACAGTAGTAACAGATTATATGTCAAAAATAAAAGACCTTTCATCTAAGAAAGTTATAGTATTTTCAACTGGAGCAGATGCTTCTAAAAAAGATGAACTTGAAATTATGGAAAAGTCTCTTAATGGTACAAAGCCATATAAAAAAGTAAAGTTTCTTTCAAGTTCAAAAAATGAAAGTGAAAGTAAAGCTTATAATTTAGGTAAAGAATTATCGAAGGAATAGTAAAATTATGAAAAAACTTATGATGAAACTTCCCAATATCATAACATTACTTAGAGTAATATTATCAGTATTTTTAAATTTCTACATTGTTAAACATTTTGGTGATATGTTGATACCTATAATAATTACTTGTATAATATTTTTGACCGATTTTTTAGATGGTAGGATTGCTAGATTTAATGGTAGTATATCAAAATTAGGAGCTGTTTTTGATGTAGCTTCAGATTTACTGTACATTATCATTTCATATATGGTATTATATATTCCACACATTTTGCCATTGTGGTTTTTATTTGTTATATTATTTAAATTTGCAGAGTTTATTATTACTTCATATTTTATAAAAAAGGCTTGCAGCGAAAAATCTATATTTATTTTTGATTTTTTAGGTAGAATTGCTGCTGCAATGTTTTATGTTATTCCTATATTTTCCTATATAACTTTTCATATTATGAATGCTAGATATCTATATAGTTTATTCATTTATGTACATTATAACTTTTGCTGCATTTGTTTCTTTTTCATACCGTATTTGGACTTGTATTGTAAGTTTGAAAAAATGTGAAGATAAGCTGGAAGTTAATAAAGTTGGATAAAACATTCCTAGAAAGGAGCATTTAGTTTATGAATATTCAAATTTTCGGGGTAAAAAAATGCTTTGATACAAAAAAGGCAGAAAGATATTTTAAAGAGAGAAAAATTAAATATCAACTTATTGATTTAAACGAGAAGGGGTTAAGTAAAGGAGAACTTAAAAGTGTTAAGGAAGCTGTTGGATTAAACAATTTAATAAACACTAAAACAAAAGAATATACAAGATTAAATCTTGATAAAATTAGAGACAGCAATATGAAAGAAGAAATACTTTTAAATAATCCTAAAGTTTATAAAACTCCAATAGTACGCAATGGGAAAGAAGCTACAGTGGGATATGAACCAAATATTTGGGGAAATTGGGAATAAAAAATAGGGCAGGTTAAGACTGTCCTATTTTTTTAATATCCCCTTTTTAAGAAAAGTTAAATAAACTTCTTCACCATATTGAAAATTATTTAAAGTATCATTTTGAACTTTTACATTTAAAATATTTTTATCAATTTCTATTTCATATAGTGTGAAAGATCCCATAAAGATTTTATTTATCAATTTGCCTTTTTGATTACCGTTATTTTTATCTATTTTTATATGCTCAGGTCTTATGAATATAGATTCTTCATTAGCTTTGCTTAATATATTAGAATTTCCAATGAAATTTAATACAAATGAATTTTGGGGGCTATTATATATTTCTTCGGGAGTTCCCAATTGTTCTATTTTCCCATCCTTCATTATGGCTATTCTATCGGAAATGCTCAAAGCTTCTTCTTGATCATGAGTAACAAAAATCATGGTTATATTAAATTTTTTTTGGATATCTTTAATTTCATTTCGCATTTTTATTCTTAAATTTGCATCTAAGTTGCTTAAAGGTTCGTCTAGCAAAAGAACTTTTGGATTAATTATTAAGGATCTTGCTAAGGCAACTCTTTGCTGTTGACCACCACTGAGTTCATGAATTTTTCTATTTTTAAATTCTAAAAGGTTTACTATATCTAAATATTTTTCGCCTTTTTCCAGTGCTTCTTTTTTCTTAAAACCTTGAAATTTCAGACCATAAATTACATTTTCTATAACATTAAGATGAGGGAATAAAGCGTAGGATTGAAATACTGTGGATACTGGTCGCAGCTCAGGTGGCAGAGAAGTAATATTTTCTCCATCAATAAATATACTTCCACTTGTAGGTCTTAAAAAGCCGCCTATCATCTGTAAAGTTGTAGTTTTGCCACAACCTGAAGGACCAAGAAAGCATATAAGTTCTCCTTTATCTATAGACAAAGATAAATTATCTATTACTTTTTTTGTTTCAAATATTTTGGACAAATTATTCAATTGAAGATACATTTTTTACTAAATTACCTCCTAAAATAAATTTGGAAAAAAGTAAATTCATAGTTAAGGTGATTATAATTATAAATAGTGCAATCATTGCAGACAAGCCATAGTTACCAGTATTTATTGCATCAAATAATTCTAAAGTTGCAACTTTTTCACCAGGATATATTAAAAATATAATGGAACCTATAGTTGTCATTGTAGAAGTAAAATTATTTATGAAACCTGCTAAAAAGGCAGGTTTAACATTAGGAATAATTATATCTTTAAGCACATATATATTGCTTGCACCTAAGTCTCTAGCAGAATTTTCTATTTGCAAATTAACCTGAGATAAAACTGCACTGCTAATTTTAGTAGTCATAGGCAGCTGCTTAAATATACAATTTAAAACTACAATAAGTGCAGTTCCAGTTAATTCTAAAGGATAATTATTAAAGGCTAATATGTAACCTATACCAAAAAAAGTACCTGGTATGATATAAGGAAGGGTAGCTATAAAGTCTAAAATTTTCATACCTTTAATTTTTCGCCTATCAGTATAAAATGATATAAGCACTCCAAGGAAACTTCCAACTATACCTGCAATAAAAGAATAAATTATACTTCTAATAAAGCTTTTTAAACTATAAAATTTTAAGTAACTTAGGTATTCAAAAGTAAATTTAAAGTGACCATAACTGTATTTTGAAAAAGCAGAAATAAATATAGTTAAATACTGTACAATCATAATTATAAAAAATATTAAAGTAATTGATTTGAATACAATTCGTGTAATTCCGCTTAATGGAAAATCAATATTGGTATTGACTGTTTTTGAATTAATCTTGGATAGTGCATTGTAGTTCTTCATGTAATGCCTGTAGCAAATAAATAAGAATAAACATGGTATTAAAATTAAAATGCACATAGAAGCTGCCTCAGGCAATTCTGAATAAGCTATAATTTTTAAATATATTTCTGCAGCTAGTACATTAAAAGAACCACCTATAATCATTGGAGTACCAAAATCTGAAAGAGATCTTACACAGCTTAATAAAGCACAAACTATTATTCCAGGCTTCATAAGAGGTACTAAAACTTTCCTTATAGTATAGGAAGGTTTGCAGCCTAAATCTAATGAAGCTTGAATTAAACTTTTATCAATCCCTCTTATAATACTAATTAAAAGTAAGGTGTTTAAGGAAGTAAAGCTCAAAGTTTGCATGGATACTATTCCTTGCCATCCATAAGGATTCAAGCTGAGTTTTAGAATGTGATAAGTTATTATGCCGCGTTTGCCAAAAAGTTGTATATATGCAAGTGATGAAACAAAAGGTGGAGAAATCATAGTAAGGATTAAAATTAACATCAATACACTTTTAATTTTTTTCGAACTAAAGTTTATATAAATAGAAATAAAAATAGCAAATACTGTTGAAATAATTGTGGAAAGTAAAGAAACAAAAATACTATTGAATAATAATTTTTTATTATTTACAAATAAGTTTTTATATAAATCAAATGTTAAAAAACCTTCAGGGAAAAAACTTTCTTTTATAACTGCTAAAATAGGACAAAGAATAAATATTAATACTAGAAGTATAGTAAATATTATAAGTGAAATATCTATAAAATTATAAAAATGGGTATCTAGTCTAGATACCCTATTTTTAAATATTTTCATTATTTGTTGCCTACCATTTTGCTCCATTTATCTAAAATGGCTTTTCTATTTTTGCCGAAAAGTGATAAGTCTTCTTTTAGCAGTTTTTCCTTTGGAAAAGTCAATTCTACACCCTGAAGATTTGGCTTAACAATTTTTACTGTATCTTTATTATCAATTTTAACTAATTCTTTTAAGTTTTCATCTTTAAATACCCAAGCTACAAAATCTTTTGCTGCTTCAGAGTTTTTAGCATTTTTAAATACAGCTACTCCATCAGGCATCCATGGAATTCCATCCTCTGGATATATGATTTTTACATTTTTTTCTTTTTGTTGCTTTTCTAACCCCTTATCTATGTAAGTTATTCCAATACCTACTTCTCCAGCTATAGTTTTAACATTTGGGTCTTTACCTTTTTTAGAATAGTAAGAAATGTTTTTATTTAAATCTTGAAAGTACTGCCAACCTGCTTCATCACCTTTATTTTGAAGTAAAGAATTAACTACAGCATAGTTAGTTCCAGATATAGCTGGATTAGACATTAAAATTTCATTTTTATATATTGGGTTTGTCAAGTCTGACCATTTTTTAGGTTCAGGTAAATTTTTATCTTTTAATACATCGTTATTTACAATAAAGCCTACTACAGTTAAACCTTTTGAAAACCAATAGTTATCGGCATCTTTAAATTCTTTACTAATGTCTGTAGAACCTTTGAAATCACATTTTTGTAATAAACCATCAGTTTTAGCTTCCATGAAGGCGTCTATTCCGCCGCCAAACCATACGTCCGCCATAGGTTTTCCGCCTTCAGCTTTTACTCTAGAAATAACTTCACCAGAAGATAGAGATAGAAACTCAATTTTTGTTCCAGTTTCTTTTGTATATTTATCAAATAGAGGCTTATAAGAATCATCTGGAGTTACTATTTTTAAAGTAATGTTTTTCTTGTCATCTTTCTTATTTTCAGCGCTATCTTTGTTTGAACATGCAAAAAGATTTAAAGAAATAAGGAAAATGATGGTTAAACATAGTAGTTTTTGTAACTTTTTCATAACATATCCCCCTTATATAATTAAAATTGTCATAATAAGTCAATATAATAATAACATACTTATTGAGGATTTTTTTGGTTTTTAATTAAAGATAAAAAAATAAAATACAAAGCTAATTATTTATAAATAAAATTTATAGTAATAATGGATGTGTATAGATAAAATTTATAGCATTAATAAATACTTTAATTCAAAAAATGTTTTCTTATTTCTCAGCAAACTCTAAGCAAACTCTAAACTTAAATTAAGGTAAGTGATATAGAATGTATTTATCACATAAAAACCAGTTTTAATATTTCTGATTTTTAGAGAAGAAATAAAGAGCAAATACATAGGAACAGCGTTATTTGATGATAAGAACTCTATTGTAATAATAGTGATTCTAAATACAGCAAAAGGAGGTATGAATAATATGTTCAATTTTAAAAAATTGCTTAGTATATTTTCAAAAAATATTAAGAAAAATGAAATGCTATACTGGAAGGAATTTTATTCTCTTGGAACCATAATACAATTGAGAGCATATGGAAATAAATCTGAAATAGCAATAAGTGAAGCTATGAAAAGAGTTAATGATATAGATGATAAAATGTCAGCATTTAAAGATTATAGTGAGCTTTCAAAAATCAATAGAAGTGCTGGTAAAAACTATGAGAAGGTTAGCTACGATACTTATTTTGTAATAAACAAAGCAGTAGAATATAGCAGAATGTGTCATGGAACTTTTGATCCTACAATTAGGCCAATAGTGAATTTATGGAACATAGGTAAAGAAAATTTTAAAATACCAAGTAAAAGTGAAATTGTAAATAATCTTAATCTTGTTGACTACAAAGACATATGTTTAGATGAAAAAGATGTTTCCATTAAGTTAAAAAAAGAAAATCAAAAACTTGATGTTGGAGGTATTGCCAAAGGTTATGCAGCAGATGAAGTTAGAAGAGTATTTGAAAAATGCCATATAAAAAGTGCATTGATTGATCTTGGTGGGAACATACTTGCTGTAGGTAATAAAGTTGATGGAAGTAAGTGGAATGTTGGTATTCAAGATCCCATAAAAGAAAGAGGAGAATTTGTAGGAGTACTAAGTGTTTCAAATAAGTCTGTAGTTACTTCTGGAAATTATGAAAGATATTCAATAAAGGATGGAAAAAGGTTTCATCACATAATAGATTCCAGAACAGGATACCCTTCAGAAGGTGAAGTTATAAGTACTACTATAATATCTGATTATTCCATTGATGGTGATGGGTTGTCAACTGGAGTTTATATTATGGGAGTTAAAGATGGAATGGAATTAATAGAATCCATAAAGGGAGTAGAAGCCATATTTATAACTGAAGATAAGAAAGTATATACCTCATCAGGCATTAAAGATAAATTTAACCTTACAAATACAGAATTTTCGTATAAAAATTAGATTTAGCAGGAGGAAAAACCTATTATGAAGAAAAAAATATCTAAATTACAAATATTGAGAACTATAGTGCAAATTATATGTTTAATTGTACTTCCAGGATTATTTACTTTAAGTTTTAGTGAAATTGGAAAGCTTTATTCCATGATTATAAAAGGTAAATTTAATTTAGTTCAGGTACTGCCAGGTTTAACTGCAGCAATTGCAGTGATTCCTATAACTATATTATTTGGTAGATTCTTTTGTGGATGGATGTGTGCTTTTGGAACCTTTAATGATTTTTTATACATGGCATTTCAAAAGGTGTTTAAAAAACAATTTAGAGTAAATAAACAAGCAGATTCTATTTTGAAATATGTAAAGTATGTAATTTTAGTACTTATAATATTTTTTGTATGGACAATGGGAAACAACACCTTAAATGATTATAGTCCTTGGAATGCTTTTGCACAAATAGGAAACTTCCCTGATGCTATAGTTCAGTATACTTTTGGATTTATACTATTAATATTTATAGCAGTAGGTGCAATGTTTATTGAAAGATTTTTCTGTAGATATTTATGTCCACTTGGAGCTATATTTTCAATAGTATCAAAAATCAGGATTTTTAAAATAAAGAAACCTAATGATAAATGCGGAAAATGCAGATTATGTACAAATAATTGTTCAATGGGTATAGAACTTTATAAGATGAATAAAGTAAGCAGTGGGGAATGTATAAATTGTTTAAAATGTATAGATGTTTGTCCAAGAAAGAATACACAAGCAAGTGTTGCAAATCAAGAAATTAATCCAACTTTTGCATCAGCAGTAGCAATAGCCGCTTTTTCAGGATTATATGCTGCTAGCTCTGCATTAGGTACTTCTGTTAAAAGCAATATGGCTGTAGGTATAAATACATCTAATAGTACAACTATTTCAGCCTCTAATAATGTGAATAATTCGTCACAGGCACAATATAAGGATGGAACTTACACAGGTGTTGGAGATGGATTTAAACCAGATTTAAAGGTTTCTGTTACAGTTAAGAATGGTAAAATATCTGATATACAAATAGTATCTCATAATGAATCTAGGGGATATTATGAAGAACCTTTTAATGTAGTACCTAAAGAAATAATAGAAACTCAATCTACAGAAGTAGATGCAGTATCAGGCGCTACAAGAAGTAGTAATGGAATAATGCAGGCGGTGGAGAATGCATTAAGTGGAGCAAAAATAAATAGTAATTCAACAAATACTAGTAGTAATAATTCTCAAAATATAGAGAGCAATAGCACAAATGAAAGTCAAAATTCATCGTCTACAAGCAATAGTACAGCTATAAGTTCAACTAAGGGAGAATATAAAGATGGAACGTATACTGGCGTTGGACGTGGGTTTAGACCAAATTTAAAGGTTTCTGTTACAGTATCAAGTGGGAAAATAAGTAATATAGAAATAGTATCTCATAATGAATCTAGAGGTTATTATGAACAGCCTTTTGATACAGTTCCAAAGGAAATTATACAATCTCAATCAACTAATGTAGATACAGTTTCAGGAGCTACGAGGAGTAGCAATGGAATTATAAGTGCAGTAGAAGATGCACTAAGTCAGGCAAAATAATCATTTAAATCTTATATTGTTTTTATAGGACAATTAAGGTAAGTTTTATCTATTATGTCAGAAAATTAATTTGTTTTTTAAGATAGGGCTGTTGCACTTAGTGCAGCAGTTTTTTTATGTGAGTTAAAAATTTTTGGTAGTGTAATGGAGAAAAATTATCCTTTACTGTAATCTTAAAAAAGTTATATTAAAAATTTGAATATAACTTTTAATAATTACAAACAATTTTAATATATTATGTATTTTAGTTAAAAGTGAATTTGATTTAATAGTCTATACAAAATAAAGGTGGTGCCTATGAATAATAATTTTTCTAATTTAGAAGAAAATATAAAAATTTTTATTGGTAAAATAGGAATTAAAAATCCTCCTGTAATAAAAAAATTTTTCATAGGGAAAGGTGAGCCTATACATGCTGCTATTATATATATGAATGGAATATCGAATAAAAATATTATTGATAGGGATATATTGAAACCTTTAATGGTTAATGTTAAGGAAGATATTTTTCATATCAAAGAACTTCCTACTTATTTGTGTGAAAGATATATTTATATGAGTGATACTTATGTTGAAGAAGATATTGATAATGCGGTAAATAGTGTGAAAAGAGGAAAAACAGTAATATTAATTAATGACATTTCTAATTTTATAGTAGTTGATACCATTGGGGGAAAAATACGTGAGATTTCTGAGCCAGTAAGTGAATCTTTTATGAGGGGACCAAGGGAAGGGTTTGTAGAAAATTTAGAATTAAATTTGAGCATGTTACAAAGAATTGTAAAAGATAATAATTTGTCTATTGAGACAATTACAGTAGGAAGGAGGTCGAAAACCGGTGTTTCTATTGTGTACATAGATGATGTTGCAGATAAAGATATAGTTAATAATATAAAAAATAGAGTAAGTGCTATAGATGTTGATGTGGTGCAAGAATCTGGAATTGTAGAACAATTAATTGAAAAGTATCCATATACAATTTTTCCTCAAGTAGTTACTACAGAAAAGCCGGATAGGGTAGTAGCTAATATAATGGAAGGCAGATTAGCAATAATTGTGGAAGGTACACCGTTTGCAATAATATTACCTGCAATATTTACAGACTTTTTTCAAAGTGTAGAAGATTACTATGAAAGAACAATAATATCTTCTTTTGTTAGAATATTACGCATTATATCAGTTCTTATTGTTATAACATTACCTTCTATATATTTGATTTTTATTAGGTTTAATGCTGAACTCATACCTATAAAGTTTATAATTCCTATAATACAATCAAGGAAGGATATAGCATTACCTCCACTTTTAGAAATACTTTCTATGGAAATTGTTTTGGAATTTTTGCGTGAAGGTGGCTTAAGATTACCAAGTAAAATAGGTCAAACTCTTAGTGTAGTTGGTGGATTTATAATTGGAGATGCAGCTATAAGAGCAAGGATAGTAAGTCCAGCTACAATAGTAGTAGTTGGAGTAGCAGCAGTTGGAACTTTTGTAATACCAAATTATGAAATGTCACTTTCCATAAGGCTAATAAGATTTCCAATACTTTTTCTTTCAAATTTATTAGGTGTTCTTGGTATAGCAGCAGGCGTTTATATTCTTATAATTCATCTATATTCCTTAGATAGCTTTGGGGTACCGTATTTTTCTAGCAATAAACATAAGGATTTAAAAGATATTTTAGTAAGGGTGCCATTATGGAAAATGAATAAAAGGCCACAATCTATACCAAATAATAATACTATAAGGCAAACTAATTTTAGAAAAAAACTTAGGAGAAAAGATTAATGAAAAGGGTAGCAAATAATGCAATAACAGCTAACCAATTTATGT harbors:
- a CDS encoding sensor histidine kinase, which produces MGVGEYYELIFNIIDNYLLYFFLKHFFKNRINEKSIIAISILMQSFILQLLNMYFGTGDFFSFIIMLCIVNMVYFTIFECKLRNLIFLTLLFFVLMSVCDLISTTSISIIFKVSINKLSEENIYRIFTSVVSRVLMYVCIIFFRKFKVNPFYIKKMYIYQISVIFMINILFIFILFNTYQEKTFLKSNVFIAFITLVMIIFSFIIIKIIQQVAIYSKEEYEWLMQEKEYKRQIFYTNSIQDLVYRLRAQRHDFNNHIGCICGLVGIGEFKEVEEYCKKILNQVSNLNIITNIDNCVIASILNFKLSLVSEKQIKLDIDINLPKDIKINSIDISIILGNALDNALEACEKCPSTDRFIIIRMYIDKSYLVIKISNSKVNKILSNYATTKQDKENHGFGIQNINYIVTKYNGLIQIDENENLFTLNIGILIKE
- a CDS encoding ABC transporter permease yields the protein MKIFKNRVSRLDTHFYNFIDISLIIFTILLVLIFILCPILAVIKESFFPEGFLTFDLYKNLFVNNKKLLFNSIFVSLLSTIISTVFAIFISIYINFSSKKIKSVLMLILILTMISPPFVSSLAYIQLFGKRGIITYHILKLSLNPYGWQGIVSMQTLSFTSLNTLLLISIIRGIDKSLIQASLDLGCKPSYTIRKVLVPLMKPGIIVCALLSCVRSLSDFGTPMIIGGSFNVLAAEIYLKIIAYSELPEAASMCILILIPCLFLFICYRHYMKNYNALSKINSKTVNTNIDFPLSGITRIVFKSITLIFFIIMIVQYLTIFISAFSKYSYGHFKFTFEYLSYLKFYSLKSFIRSIIYSFIAGIVGSFLGVLISFYTDRRKIKGMKILDFIATLPYIIPGTFFGIGYILAFNNYPLELTGTALIVVLNCIFKQLPMTTKISSAVLSQVNLQIENSARDLGASNIYVLKDIIIPNVKPAFLAGFINNFTSTMTTIGSIIFLIYPGEKVATLELFDAINTGNYGLSAMIALFIIIITLTMNLLFSKFILGGNLVKNVSSIE
- a CDS encoding arsenate reductase family protein, whose product is MNIQIFGVKKCFDTKKAERYFKERKIKYQLIDLNEKGLSKGELKSVKEAVGLNNLINTKTKEYTRLNLDKIRDSNMKEEILLNNPKVYKTPIVRNGKEATVGYEPNIWGNWE
- a CDS encoding FAD:protein FMN transferase — protein: MFNFKKLLSIFSKNIKKNEMLYWKEFYSLGTIIQLRAYGNKSEIAISEAMKRVNDIDDKMSAFKDYSELSKINRSAGKNYEKVSYDTYFVINKAVEYSRMCHGTFDPTIRPIVNLWNIGKENFKIPSKSEIVNNLNLVDYKDICLDEKDVSIKLKKENQKLDVGGIAKGYAADEVRRVFEKCHIKSALIDLGGNILAVGNKVDGSKWNVGIQDPIKERGEFVGVLSVSNKSVVTSGNYERYSIKDGKRFHHIIDSRTGYPSEGEVISTTIISDYSIDGDGLSTGVYIMGVKDGMELIESIKGVEAIFITEDKKVYTSSGIKDKFNLTNTEFSYKN
- a CDS encoding CDP-alcohol phosphatidyltransferase family protein yields the protein MKKLMMKLPNIITLLRVILSVFLNFYIVKHFGDMLIPIIITCIIFLTDFLDGRIARFNGSISKLGAVFDVASDLLYIIISYMVLYIPHILPLWFLFVILFKFAEFIITSYFIKKACSEKSIFIFDFLGRIAAAMFYVIPIFSYITFHIMNARYLYSLFIYVHYNFCCICFFFIPYLDLYCKFEKM
- a CDS encoding flavodoxin family protein; translated protein: MLKKILIGVVILSIVAVASMVLMVGYANKIKGGNEKILTSKNASPKKALIIFQPSLSDVTSLMANSIAKGLNDEGYEVTLNYPEKDLKYDISKYSIVIFGSPNYARNPLTVVTDYMSKIKDLSSKKVIVFSTGADASKKDELEIMEKSLNGTKPYKKVKFLSSSKNESESKAYNLGKELSKE
- a CDS encoding ABC transporter ATP-binding protein; amino-acid sequence: MYLQLNNLSKIFETKKVIDNLSLSIDKGELICFLGPSGCGKTTTLQMIGGFLRPTSGSIFIDGENITSLPPELRPVSTVFQSYALFPHLNVIENVIYGLKFQGFKKKEALEKGEKYLDIVNLLEFKNRKIHELSGGQQQRVALARSLIINPKVLLLDEPLSNLDANLRIKMRNEIKDIQKKFNITMIFVTHDQEEALSISDRIAIMKDGKIEQLGTPEEIYNSPQNSFVLNFIGNSNILSKANEESIFIRPEHIKIDKNNGNQKGKLINKIFMGSFTLYEIEIDKNILNVKVQNDTLNNFQYGEEVYLTFLKKGILKK
- a CDS encoding TetR/AcrR family transcriptional regulator yields the protein MKNNLSREIIIETTLALIDENDGSKNVTLRDIAKKLGCAHTNLYNYFKSLEEIFWEALGQALLKMMYYSESNLTVKIDCEKGLYELFDNLIDFSMEHPGWYKLIWFDTIGGNPPDEVIKMLNKPGKELIEIIIKISNDKLSEEKASLIANILHGYLHGELCKWINNRSFINNRQEIKTKLLSNIKYIYKLMV
- a CDS encoding FMN-binding protein, whose protein sequence is MKKKISKLQILRTIVQIICLIVLPGLFTLSFSEIGKLYSMIIKGKFNLVQVLPGLTAAIAVIPITILFGRFFCGWMCAFGTFNDFLYMAFQKVFKKQFRVNKQADSILKYVKYVILVLIIFFVWTMGNNTLNDYSPWNAFAQIGNFPDAIVQYTFGFILLIFIAVGAMFIERFFCRYLCPLGAIFSIVSKIRIFKIKKPNDKCGKCRLCTNNCSMGIELYKMNKVSSGECINCLKCIDVCPRKNTQASVANQEINPTFASAVAIAAFSGLYAASSALGTSVKSNMAVGINTSNSTTISASNNVNNSSQAQYKDGTYTGVGDGFKPDLKVSVTVKNGKISDIQIVSHNESRGYYEEPFNVVPKEIIETQSTEVDAVSGATRSSNGIMQAVENALSGAKINSNSTNTSSNNSQNIESNSTNESQNSSSTSNSTAISSTKGEYKDGTYTGVGRGFRPNLKVSVTVSSGKISNIEIVSHNESRGYYEQPFDTVPKEIIQSQSTNVDTVSGATRSSNGIISAVEDALSQAK
- a CDS encoding ABC transporter substrate-binding protein: MKKLQKLLCLTIIFLISLNLFACSNKDSAENKKDDKKNITLKIVTPDDSYKPLFDKYTKETGTKIEFLSLSSGEVISRVKAEGGKPMADVWFGGGIDAFMEAKTDGLLQKCDFKGSTDISKEFKDADNYWFSKGLTVVGFIVNNDVLKDKNLPEPKKWSDLTNPIYKNEILMSNPAISGTNYAVVNSLLQNKGDEAGWQYFQDLNKNISYYSKKGKDPNVKTIAGEVGIGITYIDKGLEKQQKEKNVKIIYPEDGIPWMPDGVAVFKNAKNSEAAKDFVAWVFKDENLKELVKIDNKDTVKIVKPNLQGVELTFPKEKLLKEDLSLFGKNRKAILDKWSKMVGNK